One window of Legionella pneumophila subsp. pneumophila str. Philadelphia 1 genomic DNA carries:
- a CDS encoding chromate transporter — protein sequence MIKTFIEIIYSFGKIGLISLGGGNSMLKLLEYEAVTYRHWIGKEEFVGMLGSSFLFPGLTGIKLAALIGYKAAGITGLILAIICLNLPGLIMALVGYQWLNSHNGPITRKIMISVQYGALALLAAATFSVVQGVIDVYYSIPMAICCILFFLALAFWNLSPFYGFLAFIAICFFVVR from the coding sequence ATGATAAAAACTTTCATTGAAATCATTTACAGTTTTGGGAAAATTGGCCTGATATCCTTAGGCGGCGGCAATTCCATGTTAAAATTATTGGAATATGAGGCAGTCACGTACAGGCACTGGATTGGAAAAGAAGAATTTGTAGGTATGTTAGGTTCAAGTTTTTTATTCCCGGGATTAACGGGAATAAAACTGGCCGCACTAATAGGCTATAAAGCGGCCGGAATAACCGGTTTAATTCTTGCGATCATCTGCCTGAATTTACCAGGATTAATTATGGCTCTTGTGGGATATCAGTGGCTTAATTCTCATAACGGTCCAATAACACGCAAAATTATGATCTCAGTCCAATACGGAGCTTTGGCCTTGTTAGCGGCTGCTACATTTTCAGTAGTTCAAGGTGTTATTGACGTCTATTATTCTATTCCTATGGCTATTTGCTGTATTTTGTTTTTTCTTGCCTTGGCCTTTTGGAATCTATCACCCTTTTATGGTTTTTTAGCATTTATAGCCATATGTTTTTTTGTGGTGCGTTAA
- a CDS encoding patatin-like phospholipase family protein, giving the protein MKRIFFVVFLLCIETACNTAKNNPLPAQLADKALVPGFKEVRTEFTRSDDPIIKKQSLERVKQLAKAYPDTMFHQKGSFSLLIISGGGDYGAFGAGLLNGWTKSGSRPTFTTVTGISTGALIAPLAFAGPKYDATLKKVYTTITTKDVLSNKPVLWTLLTGGSALKGTKPLQDLIARHVDEKLLDDIAKGYYQGRRLYVGTSNLYSRKLVVWDMTRIAASKNPERVQLFRKILLASASIPVVMPPVYFDVMANGKPYTEMHVDGSTTFAVFLSRLGSDIKTAKKHFKLKQKPNVKIYVIRNNQNQFHYKVIKPKLLVIGKRAIESVTASQGAADVIFIYLCALIEGVDFNLANVPNEFDSNSEELFDTQRMNQLYQIGYSKAVKGYPWQKIPPDVRALHGD; this is encoded by the coding sequence ATGAAAAGGATTTTTTTTGTTGTATTTTTGCTTTGTATAGAAACCGCTTGCAATACAGCAAAAAATAATCCTCTCCCCGCGCAATTGGCAGATAAGGCCTTAGTGCCTGGATTTAAAGAGGTACGCACTGAATTCACCCGCAGTGATGACCCAATAATTAAAAAGCAATCTCTTGAACGTGTAAAACAACTGGCTAAAGCTTACCCTGATACCATGTTCCATCAAAAAGGCTCTTTCAGCTTGCTGATTATTTCAGGTGGTGGCGATTATGGTGCTTTTGGTGCTGGATTATTGAATGGGTGGACAAAATCCGGTTCTCGACCAACATTTACAACCGTGACAGGTATAAGTACTGGGGCATTGATAGCACCTTTAGCTTTTGCTGGCCCTAAATATGATGCTACATTAAAAAAAGTGTATACAACCATTACCACGAAGGATGTACTGAGTAATAAGCCTGTATTATGGACTCTGTTAACAGGAGGCAGCGCCCTTAAAGGAACCAAACCATTACAAGACCTGATTGCTCGTCATGTCGATGAAAAATTGCTTGATGACATTGCCAAAGGCTATTATCAAGGGCGACGGCTTTATGTAGGGACATCCAATCTTTACTCTCGAAAGCTGGTGGTATGGGATATGACCCGCATTGCGGCAAGCAAAAACCCCGAGAGAGTTCAGTTATTCCGAAAAATTCTACTTGCTTCTGCCAGCATTCCCGTGGTCATGCCGCCTGTTTATTTTGATGTCATGGCCAACGGGAAACCCTACACAGAAATGCACGTTGATGGCTCAACAACGTTTGCGGTCTTTTTAAGTCGTCTTGGTTCTGATATCAAAACCGCGAAAAAACATTTCAAATTAAAACAAAAACCAAACGTTAAAATTTATGTAATACGCAATAACCAGAATCAATTCCATTACAAAGTAATCAAACCCAAGTTATTGGTAATTGGCAAGCGAGCGATAGAAAGTGTCACGGCATCCCAGGGGGCTGCCGATGTTATTTTTATCTATCTTTGTGCGCTTATAGAGGGAGTTGATTTTAATTTGGCCAATGTTCCAAATGAGTTTGATTCGAACTCGGAGGAATTGTTTGATACTCAAAGAATGAATCAGTTATATCAAATTGGTTATTCCAAAGCGGTAAAAGGTTACCCATGGCAAAAAATCCCTCCAGATGTAAGGGCTTTGCATGGTGACTAA